A single genomic interval of Nostoc commune NIES-4072 harbors:
- a CDS encoding tetratricopeptide repeat protein: protein MQVLRCSPRKEILSLNVSLGRGGEACVYAVPSDNNLVAKIYHKPTTAHADKLQAMLANPPENPTASLGHISIAWPEDLLRAADGKNIILGFLMPRIQGMRPIIDFYNPRTRRQHCPLFNYQYLLRTARNLAAAIAALHASGYCIGDVNESNILVSDTALVTLIDTDSFQVLDPSSNVVYRCPVGKPEFTPPELQNKTFAQHDREISHDLFGLAVLVFQLLMEGTHPFSGIFQGAIEPPPYEARIASGHFTYSQKRYVPYLPTPIAPPWEILHPSLQELFVRCFEDGHNNPQLRPSAQAWLSAIAEAEDSLITCTTNPQHRYNNHIRSCPWCERTVRLGGRDPFPSHRAIEAREHLQPRIKRKKHYTQTPHFPQRTMSPHSANYWQPVITPSGASYKRSKKSKLYPIICCLLGFGLLGYADVMIKFTQPLVTQNAYTQQTLKSRQTNNKLSFADYYQQGYTAYKDRDYEKAIASFTGAIEQEPTHARAIVNRGNARYNMKDYEGAVADYSQALTINPNQTKALVNRGNARYMLAEYSNDPDLEYNLAIADYNRAIGLDSNEIEAYIRRGIVRTQMAKYSGESQQAYKRAIADFTHVIKLNVSKAEAYFQRGVVYYQIAQYSSNYEQEYHQAIADFNQALAISPKLAKVYLKRGMVRYELAQYGGNESNKNQAKAVEDIQASAKIFLEQDDMDNYQQALSNMCVVIENKCDPLFQSSSNLQKTN, encoded by the coding sequence ATGCAGGTACTACGTTGTTCCCCTAGAAAAGAAATCCTCAGTCTCAATGTCAGTTTGGGACGTGGCGGCGAAGCTTGTGTTTATGCAGTGCCATCCGATAACAACTTGGTGGCAAAGATTTACCATAAGCCAACGACTGCTCATGCTGATAAACTCCAAGCGATGCTTGCTAACCCGCCAGAAAATCCAACGGCGAGTTTAGGGCATATCTCTATCGCTTGGCCAGAGGATTTATTACGGGCGGCAGATGGCAAAAATATCATCCTCGGCTTTTTGATGCCACGCATTCAAGGGATGCGTCCAATCATCGACTTTTACAACCCCAGAACCCGTCGCCAACACTGCCCCCTATTCAACTATCAGTACCTGCTCCGCACGGCTCGTAACTTGGCGGCAGCAATTGCTGCTTTACACGCTAGTGGATATTGTATTGGTGATGTAAACGAATCAAATATCCTCGTCAGTGACACAGCACTGGTGACTTTGATAGACACAGACTCCTTCCAAGTACTTGACCCAAGCAGCAATGTTGTTTATCGCTGCCCAGTAGGGAAACCAGAGTTTACCCCACCAGAACTACAGAATAAAACTTTTGCCCAGCACGATCGCGAAATTTCTCACGATTTATTTGGGTTAGCGGTGCTGGTATTTCAACTCTTAATGGAAGGCACGCACCCATTTTCGGGAATTTTTCAAGGTGCTATTGAGCCACCGCCCTACGAAGCCCGCATTGCATCGGGTCATTTCACTTACAGCCAAAAGCGCTACGTACCCTACCTTCCTACACCCATTGCACCCCCTTGGGAAATTCTTCATCCCAGCTTACAAGAACTATTTGTCCGTTGTTTTGAAGACGGTCACAACAACCCACAGTTGCGCCCCAGTGCCCAGGCTTGGCTATCGGCTATTGCTGAAGCCGAAGATTCCCTAATTACCTGCACGACAAATCCTCAGCATCGCTACAACAACCATATACGTAGCTGTCCCTGGTGTGAACGTACCGTGCGATTAGGCGGACGCGACCCCTTCCCATCACATCGGGCTATAGAAGCTAGAGAACATCTCCAACCGCGAATCAAACGGAAAAAGCACTACACCCAGACACCGCATTTTCCACAACGAACCATGTCACCGCACTCGGCTAATTATTGGCAGCCAGTAATTACCCCAAGCGGTGCATCTTATAAACGTTCTAAGAAGTCAAAGTTGTACCCGATTATTTGTTGCTTGCTGGGTTTTGGTTTATTGGGATATGCGGATGTAATGATTAAATTTACTCAGCCGTTGGTTACCCAAAATGCTTACACTCAACAAACACTAAAGTCTCGCCAGACAAATAACAAACTCAGCTTCGCTGATTACTATCAGCAAGGTTATACCGCTTACAAAGACCGAGATTATGAAAAAGCAATTGCCAGCTTTACCGGAGCAATTGAACAAGAACCGACACATGCCAGAGCGATTGTAAATCGTGGCAATGCTCGCTATAACATGAAAGACTACGAAGGGGCAGTTGCAGATTATAGCCAAGCTCTTACAATCAATCCCAATCAAACCAAAGCTCTTGTGAATCGGGGTAATGCCCGCTATATGCTTGCCGAATATAGCAACGATCCTGATTTAGAGTATAACCTAGCGATCGCAGACTATAATCGCGCCATTGGTCTGGATAGTAATGAAATTGAAGCTTATATCAGACGCGGGATTGTCCGCACCCAAATGGCTAAATATAGCGGTGAATCTCAACAAGCTTACAAAAGAGCGATCGCAGATTTTACTCACGTCATAAAGCTTAATGTATCCAAAGCAGAAGCTTACTTTCAACGCGGTGTTGTCTATTATCAAATTGCTCAATATAGCAGCAATTATGAGCAAGAATATCATCAAGCGATCGCTGATTTTAACCAAGCATTAGCTATCAGCCCCAAACTAGCAAAAGTGTATCTCAAACGAGGTATGGTTCGCTATGAGCTAGCACAATATGGCGGTAATGAATCTAACAAAAATCAGGCGAAAGCTGTTGAGGATATACAGGCATCTGCCAAAATTTTTCTTGAGCAAGATGATATGGATAATTATCAGCAAGCACTCAGTAACATGTGTGTAGTCATAGAAAACAAATGTGACCCTTTATTCCAAAGCTCAAGTAATCTGCAAAAAACTAACTAA
- the pheT gene encoding phenylalanine--tRNA ligase subunit beta yields the protein MRISLNWLRELVEIKLSPEELAETLTMAGFEVEEIEDRRTWANGVVIGKVLERQPHPNADKLSVCQVDIGASENLNIVCGAANVKADIYVPVATTGTYLPNIDLKIKPAKLRGVPSQGMICSLKELGLPTDVDGIHIFTQENLPLGSDVRPLLGLDDVILDLTATANRADALSMVGVAREVAALTGGKLSIPKPGEVSITKSAGNLALKIADTQACPAYIGTVIEQVKIASSPEWLQQRLRAAGVRPISNVVDITNYVLLEWGQPLHAFDCDRLKSVASSENLTIGVRFANAGESLKTLDGQTRTLSTQNLLITANDRPVALAGVMGGEETEVHQGTQSLVLEAALFDSVAIRRSSRSVGLRSEASGRYERGVNRAELEIANRRALSLISELASGILVQQEIADTRPDPSTWSRSIALRLDRVNQILGPIDLGEDTGELREQDVERILTALGCQLTPSEKDTNHQPTWSVSVPPYRYRDLEREIDLIEEIARLYGYNKFCDTLPEKAEAGYLPLDEELIRKLRAFLRAEGLTELIHYSLVKPGEDRNIVLSNPLFVEYSALRTDLISGLIDAFQYNLEQGNGALNGFEIGQIFWQEEDGLQETETLAGILGGDRTIGKWSKSGREEPITWFEAKGILESVFRQLALQVEFQPDRRDDRLHPGRTASLWIRGNRLGIFGQLHPQLRREKGLPDSVYVFQLDLQVLLDSLGENEVLVPTFQPYSTYPASDRDIAFFAPVKISVSEIEKVITKAGKDLLESVELFDEYRGENVPEGQRSLAFRLVYRASDRTLTEAEVEPVHNKVREALVEKFGVNLRS from the coding sequence ATGCGTATTTCTCTAAATTGGCTGCGCGAACTAGTAGAGATAAAACTTAGTCCAGAAGAATTAGCCGAAACCCTGACAATGGCGGGGTTTGAGGTTGAAGAGATTGAAGATCGCCGCACTTGGGCAAATGGCGTAGTTATCGGGAAAGTGCTTGAGCGTCAACCCCATCCCAACGCCGATAAATTAAGTGTTTGCCAAGTCGATATTGGTGCAAGTGAGAATTTAAATATTGTCTGTGGCGCTGCTAATGTGAAGGCAGATATATATGTGCCAGTGGCGACTACGGGTACTTACTTACCCAACATCGATTTAAAAATTAAACCTGCAAAGTTGCGTGGTGTCCCGTCTCAGGGCATGATTTGTTCTTTAAAGGAACTCGGTTTACCCACCGATGTAGACGGAATTCATATTTTTACCCAGGAAAATTTACCATTGGGTAGTGATGTGCGTCCTTTGTTGGGTCTAGATGATGTCATTTTAGACTTAACTGCAACTGCCAATCGCGCTGATGCTCTGAGTATGGTAGGCGTAGCACGGGAAGTAGCAGCTTTAACTGGTGGAAAGTTAAGCATTCCTAAACCCGGTGAAGTCTCTATTACCAAAAGTGCCGGAAATTTAGCTTTAAAAATTGCCGATACCCAAGCTTGTCCTGCATACATTGGTACAGTAATTGAACAGGTAAAAATTGCTTCATCTCCCGAATGGTTGCAACAGCGTTTGCGGGCTGCTGGGGTACGTCCCATCAGTAATGTAGTGGACATTACTAATTACGTTTTGTTGGAATGGGGACAACCACTGCACGCCTTTGATTGCGATCGCCTAAAATCAGTTGCAAGTAGTGAAAATTTAACCATCGGTGTTCGCTTCGCTAATGCTGGAGAATCCCTCAAAACCCTGGATGGACAAACTCGCACCCTATCAACCCAAAATTTGTTAATTACCGCAAACGACAGACCCGTTGCACTGGCGGGAGTTATGGGTGGAGAAGAAACAGAAGTCCATCAAGGGACTCAAAGCCTAGTTTTAGAAGCAGCTTTATTTGATTCCGTAGCAATTCGCCGTTCTTCCCGGAGTGTTGGGTTAAGAAGTGAGGCTTCTGGCAGATATGAACGGGGAGTTAACCGGGCTGAGTTGGAAATAGCTAATCGCCGCGCCTTATCCTTAATTAGCGAATTAGCTAGTGGAATTCTTGTCCAGCAGGAAATTGCCGACACCCGCCCCGACCCGTCTACCTGGAGTCGTTCTATCGCCCTGCGTTTAGACCGCGTTAATCAAATATTGGGGCCGATAGATTTAGGAGAGGATACAGGTGAACTGCGAGAACAAGATGTTGAGCGTATCCTGACTGCCTTGGGATGTCAGTTGACTCCTTCAGAAAAAGATACTAACCATCAACCTACATGGTCAGTTTCTGTTCCCCCCTATCGTTACCGCGACTTAGAGCGAGAAATTGACTTAATTGAAGAAATAGCCCGTCTCTATGGTTACAACAAATTCTGCGATACTCTACCAGAAAAAGCCGAAGCTGGCTATCTGCCTTTAGATGAGGAATTGATTCGCAAATTACGAGCTTTCCTCCGGGCTGAAGGATTGACAGAATTAATTCATTATTCTTTAGTCAAACCAGGAGAAGACAGAAATATAGTACTGTCAAACCCCTTATTTGTCGAATATTCAGCGCTGCGAACCGATTTGATATCTGGGCTGATTGATGCCTTTCAATACAATTTAGAGCAGGGTAATGGTGCTTTGAACGGCTTTGAAATCGGGCAAATTTTCTGGCAAGAAGAAGACGGTTTGCAAGAAACAGAAACCCTAGCTGGAATTTTGGGAGGCGATCGCACCATTGGCAAATGGTCAAAAAGTGGACGCGAAGAACCAATCACCTGGTTTGAAGCCAAAGGCATTTTAGAAAGTGTATTTCGCCAACTTGCCTTGCAGGTAGAATTTCAACCCGATCGCCGCGACGATCGCTTACATCCAGGACGCACCGCTTCCCTGTGGATTCGGGGTAACAGGCTGGGTATTTTTGGACAACTCCATCCCCAACTGCGACGAGAAAAAGGTTTACCAGATTCCGTTTATGTTTTCCAGTTGGATCTACAGGTGCTTTTAGATTCTTTGGGAGAAAATGAAGTTCTGGTTCCAACATTCCAGCCCTATTCTACCTATCCAGCTAGCGATCGTGACATCGCCTTTTTCGCACCCGTGAAAATCTCAGTTAGCGAAATTGAAAAAGTAATTACCAAAGCGGGCAAAGATTTGCTCGAATCTGTGGAATTATTTGATGAATATCGTGGCGAAAATGTCCCCGAAGGACAGAGGAGTTTAGCATTCCGCCTAGTTTATCGGGCTAGCGATCGTACTCTTACTGAGGCAGAAGTCGAACCAGTACACAATAAAGTCCGCGAAGCCTTGGTGGAAAAATTCGGCGTCAACTTGAGAAGTTAG
- a CDS encoding Tab2/Atab2 family RNA-binding protein produces the protein MKTWQVDFYRRPLPDASGQILWELLICDATRSFQYEASCLQSAANSSWVAAQLELAAGEKLPDVIQVFRPQSLSLIEAAGRNLSINVEPTRHTLALKQWLQEKQYPSTLDKPPPAPLPENLWGEQWRFASLAASDVETIFSDRPIPILHIPEHRKPINLGLASTVPVPGVVIYGGRQSMRLARWLQQARPVGLNYISGAPDGLILEAGLVDRWIVATFEDPEVTTAAQAFEQRKKQSRGLHFLLVQPDDSGMTYSGFWLLRAED, from the coding sequence ATGAAAACTTGGCAAGTTGATTTTTATCGTCGTCCCTTACCAGATGCATCTGGACAAATTTTATGGGAGTTGTTGATTTGTGACGCAACTCGCAGCTTTCAGTATGAAGCTAGCTGTCTCCAGTCAGCAGCAAATTCGAGTTGGGTTGCTGCTCAACTTGAGTTAGCCGCAGGTGAAAAATTGCCAGATGTGATTCAGGTATTTCGTCCTCAGTCACTAAGCTTAATTGAGGCGGCGGGACGCAATTTAAGTATAAATGTTGAACCTACTCGCCATACTTTGGCGTTAAAGCAGTGGTTACAAGAAAAGCAATATCCCTCAACACTGGATAAACCACCCCCAGCACCATTACCAGAAAACCTTTGGGGAGAACAATGGCGTTTTGCGAGTTTAGCTGCTAGTGATGTGGAAACGATATTTAGCGATCGCCCCATTCCCATTTTGCACATCCCAGAACATCGCAAACCCATCAATTTGGGTTTGGCATCAACAGTACCCGTCCCCGGTGTAGTGATTTATGGTGGACGGCAATCGATGCGCCTAGCGCGGTGGTTGCAGCAAGCCCGTCCCGTAGGATTGAATTATATATCTGGCGCACCAGACGGCTTAATATTAGAAGCTGGCTTGGTAGACAGATGGATTGTTGCCACTTTTGAAGATCCAGAAGTTACAACAGCAGCCCAAGCATTTGAACAACGAAAAAAGCAAAGCCGAGGATTGCATTTTTTGTTAGTTCAACCCGATGATTCCGGGATGACTTATAGCGGCTTTTGGTTGTTGCGGGCAGAAGATTGA
- a CDS encoding type II toxin-antitoxin system VapB family antitoxin: MTTNLEIDENLIKEALELGGHPTQDAVIEEALREYIQRRKQLKIMELFGTIEYEDDYDYKQQRRSR, encoded by the coding sequence ATGACTACTAATCTAGAAATTGACGAAAACTTAATTAAGGAAGCTCTCGAACTTGGTGGTCATCCAACTCAGGATGCCGTTATAGAAGAGGCATTACGAGAGTATATACAGCGTCGAAAGCAATTGAAAATTATGGAGCTATTTGGAACGATTGAATACGAGGATGATTATGACTACAAGCAACAGCGCCGAAGTCGATGA
- the rfbF gene encoding glucose-1-phosphate cytidylyltransferase, protein MKAVILAGGLGTRLSEETSIRPKPMVEIGGKPILWHIMKTYSAHGINDFIICCGYKGYIIKEYFANYFLHMSDVTFDMRFNQMNVHSGYAEPWRVTLVNTGDNTMTGGRLKRISEHLGSETFCFTYGDGVSNINITELVKFHKEQKTLGTLTAVQPAGRFGAISLGYEQTKITSFREKPEGDGAWINGGYFVLEPEVINLIADDSTVWEQEPLEKLADMEQLSAFKHDGFWQPMDTLRDKNYLEELWKSTQAPWKVW, encoded by the coding sequence ATGAAAGCGGTGATTTTGGCTGGAGGACTTGGTACGCGCCTCAGTGAAGAAACTAGTATCAGACCCAAGCCGATGGTTGAAATTGGTGGTAAGCCAATTCTCTGGCACATAATGAAAACTTACTCTGCTCACGGCATTAATGACTTCATTATTTGTTGTGGTTACAAAGGTTACATAATTAAGGAGTATTTTGCTAACTACTTCTTACACATGTCAGATGTTACCTTTGACATGCGATTTAACCAGATGAACGTACATTCTGGTTATGCTGAACCCTGGCGTGTCACCTTAGTAAATACGGGTGATAATACAATGACAGGCGGACGCTTAAAGCGAATCAGCGAACATCTTGGTAGTGAGACTTTTTGTTTTACTTATGGTGATGGTGTCAGTAATATTAATATCACCGAGCTAGTTAAATTTCATAAAGAACAAAAGACATTAGGAACCCTCACAGCCGTTCAACCAGCCGGACGTTTTGGGGCTATTTCCTTAGGATATGAGCAAACTAAAATTACCAGCTTTCGGGAAAAACCTGAAGGTGATGGAGCTTGGATTAATGGCGGTTATTTTGTGTTAGAACCAGAAGTAATTAATTTGATTGCTGATGACTCTACCGTGTGGGAGCAAGAGCCATTAGAAAAACTAGCTGATATGGAACAACTATCGGCTTTCAAACATGATGGTTTTTGGCAACCTATGGATACTTTACGCGATAAAAACTACCTAGAGGAGCTATGGAAAAGCACTCAAGCTCCTTGGAAAGTTTGGTAA
- a CDS encoding vWA domain-containing protein, whose protein sequence is MDDTLRLDEVVEFAENPEPRCPCVLLLDTSGSMQGDPIEALNQGLLSLKDELVKNSLAARRVEVAIVTFDSNINVVQDFVTADQFNPPILTAQGLTTMGAGIHKALDIIQERKSQYRANGIAYYRPWVFMITDGEPQGELENVVEQASQRLQGDEANKRVAFFTVGVENANMTRLNQIAVRTPLKLKGLNFIEMFVWLSTSMSAVSHSQVDEQVALPPIGWGTV, encoded by the coding sequence ATGGATGATACATTAAGACTTGATGAAGTAGTAGAATTTGCTGAGAACCCAGAACCACGTTGTCCTTGTGTACTGTTATTAGACACATCTGGCTCGATGCAAGGAGATCCGATTGAGGCTTTAAATCAGGGTTTACTAAGTTTAAAGGATGAATTAGTCAAAAATTCCTTAGCTGCAAGACGGGTGGAAGTAGCGATCGTAACATTTGATAGTAATATCAATGTAGTACAAGACTTTGTGACTGCCGATCAATTCAATCCGCCGATTTTGACAGCTCAGGGATTGACTACAATGGGTGCAGGAATTCATAAAGCTTTAGACATAATTCAAGAGCGGAAATCTCAGTATCGTGCCAATGGGATTGCTTACTATCGTCCTTGGGTGTTCATGATTACCGATGGAGAACCACAAGGCGAGTTAGAAAATGTGGTAGAGCAAGCATCCCAGCGCCTACAGGGAGATGAGGCTAATAAGCGCGTAGCATTTTTTACAGTAGGTGTAGAAAATGCGAATATGACTCGTTTAAATCAAATAGCTGTGCGTACCCCTCTGAAGCTGAAAGGATTAAATTTTATCGAGATGTTTGTCTGGCTGTCAACTAGTATGTCAGCTGTTTCCCATTCGCAGGTGGACGAACAGGTTGCACTACCGCCGATTGGTTGGGGGACTGTTTAA
- a CDS encoding YciI family protein has translation MPKYVLWGTYCEDVLEKRAPHRQAHLDGLAKQKESGVLITIGPTKDVTKVFGIYEAEDEATVRQLIENDPYWKNGIWTEYSVKEWIQAF, from the coding sequence ATGCCTAAATATGTACTCTGGGGAACTTACTGCGAAGACGTTCTTGAAAAACGCGCCCCCCACCGTCAAGCTCACTTAGACGGATTAGCAAAACAGAAAGAATCCGGTGTGCTGATTACTATCGGCCCCACCAAAGATGTCACAAAAGTTTTTGGGATTTACGAAGCCGAAGACGAAGCCACTGTGCGCCAGTTAATCGAAAATGATCCCTACTGGAAAAATGGCATTTGGACTGAGTATTCTGTTAAAGAATGGATTCAGGCTTTTTGA
- the mazE gene encoding type II toxin-antitoxin system MazE family antitoxin → MLKVTITLEEDILQFVDQYAQGNRSAYINTLLAEHRRQILAAEMIATLKQDAEDPEYQVEIAAWDSLAGDGIDARE, encoded by the coding sequence ATGCTCAAAGTCACAATTACCTTAGAAGAAGACATTCTGCAATTTGTAGATCAGTATGCACAAGGAAATCGTAGTGCATACATTAATACACTACTGGCAGAACACCGCCGCCAAATTTTGGCAGCAGAAATGATTGCAACCCTCAAGCAGGATGCTGAAGATCCAGAATATCAAGTTGAAATTGCTGCTTGGGATAGCCTTGCTGGAGATGGCATAGATGCCAGGGAGTAA
- a CDS encoding PP2C family serine/threonine-protein phosphatase, which produces MNISKQIAQWRIVAASVCGTSHLKNNQLCQDAHHWQVLSDNVLVAAAADGAGSASLGKVGAMIAVETAIENISTIGLTRKSLTDDALVRSLLNDAILAAKKAVHDEAASCDKQPHDLATTLIVMLATPEVVAVMQIGDGLAVAKDSMGNLLALTIPDSGEYINETTFLTSPTALDTAQMRVWRTDIENVGIITDGLQMLALNMVVGEPHKPFFFPLFEFVANAEDKTEAKEQLVKFLRSERITQRTDDDLTLIIAAFNNS; this is translated from the coding sequence ATGAACATATCAAAACAGATTGCTCAATGGCGGATTGTGGCTGCGTCTGTATGTGGTACAAGTCACTTAAAAAACAATCAGTTATGCCAGGATGCTCATCACTGGCAAGTATTATCAGATAACGTTTTAGTGGCAGCCGCAGCAGATGGCGCGGGTTCTGCTAGCCTTGGAAAAGTGGGAGCGATGATTGCTGTGGAGACAGCAATAGAAAACATTTCAACCATTGGACTCACCCGGAAAAGTTTGACTGATGATGCATTAGTGCGATCGCTCTTAAATGATGCCATACTAGCTGCTAAAAAAGCTGTGCATGATGAGGCGGCTAGTTGTGACAAACAGCCTCATGATTTAGCCACTACCTTAATTGTGATGCTTGCCACACCAGAAGTTGTGGCTGTAATGCAAATAGGTGATGGTTTGGCAGTGGCAAAAGATAGCATGGGCAACCTTCTGGCACTAACTATACCTGATAGCGGCGAATACATCAACGAAACTACTTTTTTAACTTCTCCTACTGCCTTAGATACAGCGCAGATGAGAGTCTGGCGCACAGATATAGAAAATGTTGGCATCATCACTGATGGACTACAAATGCTGGCTTTGAATATGGTTGTTGGCGAACCTCACAAACCCTTCTTTTTTCCCCTGTTTGAATTTGTAGCTAATGCCGAGGATAAAACAGAAGCGAAGGAGCAGTTGGTAAAGTTTTTACGCTCAGAACGGATTACGCAACGCACTGATGATGATTTGACACTCATTATAGCTGCATTCAACAACTCATAA
- a CDS encoding type II toxin-antitoxin system PemK/MazF family toxin gives MPGSNLTYRRGEIRWVNLDPTVGAEAKKIRACLIVQNDIMNQYGLLTIVMPFRPGSKQAPYVVNLKATPNNGLDQDRFIDVGQIRAVDNSRILGLVGVLESEYWELIHTALNVVLGFVV, from the coding sequence ATGCCAGGGAGTAATTTAACTTATCGGCGAGGAGAAATACGTTGGGTGAATCTTGATCCAACAGTGGGGGCTGAAGCAAAAAAAATTCGCGCTTGTTTGATAGTGCAAAATGACATCATGAATCAGTATGGGTTGCTCACAATTGTCATGCCATTTCGACCCGGAAGTAAACAAGCCCCCTACGTTGTTAATCTAAAAGCAACACCAAATAATGGACTAGATCAAGACCGTTTTATTGATGTTGGGCAAATTCGTGCTGTTGACAATAGTCGTATTTTAGGTTTGGTAGGTGTGCTGGAGTCAGAGTACTGGGAACTTATTCATACAGCTTTAAATGTAGTTCTGGGATTTGTGGTTTAG
- a CDS encoding response regulator: MNNSGAFAKLRPISLLRQLSNCSDSTCLQALSNSVSWSIYLEQGRITYATHSVEPFDRLERHLRRLSHQIPLLTSEVRVQLRLMFEPDSYTYLIEDESNSTSHPPEYQAISWLVSQQYLHSPQAAVLIQELVREVIESFLLIKQGTYELAEPLDIMPIFCRLDVEKILEHCQVRLKKWQAFVPQISSPYQRPYLLINSKIEEKDLAKLQPDLTNWMKGFSLCHLAVILNQDEIQLAHTLYSYILKGAIILHEADPPYDKLPKIFEEQSFISKFIPKLVDTKKEPNTIVNFYLDVSEENIVPIQRLPHISPSLKEKFQEPTISNSITPPSQIVAAATVTALKAHKIVSVDDSPTILKEISRFLENENFSVVTINDPIKAVLSIIRHKPDLILLDLNMLGIDGYELCRIIRNNSIFQKTPIIFVTGNKGVLDKVKAKLVGASGYLTKPFTRAELLKVIFMHLT, from the coding sequence ATGAATAATTCCGGTGCATTCGCCAAACTACGTCCAATCAGTTTGTTAAGACAGTTATCCAATTGCTCCGACAGTACTTGTTTACAAGCATTGAGTAACTCAGTTTCTTGGTCGATTTACCTAGAACAGGGGAGAATAACCTACGCTACCCATTCAGTGGAACCCTTTGACCGGCTAGAACGTCATTTGCGTCGCCTCAGCCATCAAATTCCACTGCTTACCAGTGAGGTTCGTGTTCAATTACGTCTAATGTTTGAACCTGATTCATACACTTACTTAATTGAAGATGAGAGTAATTCAACAAGCCATCCTCCTGAATATCAGGCTATATCCTGGCTTGTTAGTCAACAATATTTACATTCTCCACAAGCAGCAGTGCTGATTCAAGAATTAGTTCGAGAGGTGATTGAATCATTTTTACTAATCAAACAAGGTACTTATGAATTAGCAGAACCGCTTGATATAATGCCAATATTTTGCAGGTTAGATGTAGAAAAAATTCTAGAACATTGCCAAGTAAGATTAAAAAAATGGCAAGCTTTTGTTCCTCAAATTTCTTCTCCATATCAACGTCCATATTTGTTGATTAACAGCAAAATTGAGGAAAAAGATTTAGCAAAACTCCAGCCAGATTTAACTAATTGGATGAAAGGTTTTAGCCTGTGTCATCTAGCCGTAATTTTGAATCAAGATGAAATCCAACTGGCTCACACTTTATACTCTTACATACTTAAGGGTGCGATTATCTTGCATGAAGCTGATCCACCTTATGATAAATTACCAAAAATATTTGAAGAGCAATCTTTTATCTCAAAATTCATTCCAAAGTTAGTTGATACCAAAAAAGAACCAAATACCATCGTCAACTTTTACCTAGATGTTTCTGAAGAGAATATAGTTCCTATCCAACGATTACCTCACATTTCTCCTTCTCTAAAAGAGAAATTTCAGGAGCCAACAATATCAAATAGCATAACTCCTCCTTCCCAAATAGTAGCGGCTGCTACTGTAACGGCACTAAAAGCTCACAAAATCGTTTCTGTAGATGATAGTCCCACAATTCTCAAAGAAATTAGCCGTTTCTTAGAAAACGAAAATTTTTCTGTAGTAACTATTAACGATCCAATAAAAGCCGTTTTGTCAATTATAAGGCACAAACCGGATTTAATTTTGTTGGATTTAAACATGCTAGGAATCGATGGTTATGAGTTGTGCCGGATTATACGAAATAATTCCATATTTCAGAAGACTCCTATCATCTTTGTCACTGGGAATAAAGGGGTTTTAGACAAAGTAAAAGCCAAATTAGTTGGGGCATCTGGCTATCTGACTAAACCGTTTACTCGCGCCGAATTACTGAAAGTAATCTTTATGCATTTGACTTAA
- the vapC gene encoding type II toxin-antitoxin system VapC family toxin — protein sequence MKVIVDTSVWSLALRRNYKVDDSPYVAVFKELITDGRVALLGAVRQEILSGIRDVNQYNRLKNYLRAFSNLELNIEDYELASEFYNICRSNGIQGANTDFLICSAAARRNYTIISTDKDFENFSQHIPITLFQF from the coding sequence ATGAAAGTCATTGTTGATACTTCAGTCTGGTCTTTAGCTCTTAGACGTAATTATAAAGTTGATGACTCACCCTATGTTGCAGTGTTTAAAGAATTAATTACTGATGGTCGAGTTGCTTTGCTAGGTGCTGTCCGGCAAGAGATACTCTCAGGAATTCGTGACGTTAACCAATATAATCGGCTCAAAAATTATCTCCGTGCATTTTCCAATCTAGAGTTAAATATAGAAGACTATGAACTTGCTTCTGAGTTTTATAACATTTGTCGAAGCAATGGTATTCAAGGTGCAAACACAGATTTCCTCATTTGTTCCGCAGCTGCTCGGAGAAATTACACAATAATAAGCACAGATAAAGATTTTGAGAATTTCAGTCAGCATATTCCGATAACATTGTTTCAATTCTAG